In Pseudomonadota bacterium, one genomic interval encodes:
- a CDS encoding type II toxin-antitoxin system VapC family toxin: MNSYVLDTSVVIKWFSKYDEDDLDKALSLRNSIQEGLCIITVPDLLFCEVSNALRYNPHFTESDVKDALQSLYDMGFDTVGVEKEILHNAIEIAFKYNVTVYDASFLAISMKLNKAFVTADYKFFERIKDFHAIVKLTDL; encoded by the coding sequence TTGAATTCATATGTTTTAGACACATCCGTAGTGATAAAGTGGTTTAGCAAATACGATGAGGATGACCTTGATAAGGCGCTATCTTTGAGAAATAGCATACAGGAGGGTTTATGCATCATCACAGTGCCCGATCTTTTGTTTTGCGAAGTTTCTAATGCCCTGCGGTACAACCCTCATTTTACAGAATCAGACGTCAAAGATGCTTTACAAAGTCTATACGATATGGGATTCGATACAGTCGGAGTTGAAAAAGAAATTTTACATAATGCAATCGAAATTGCATTCAAATATAATGTTACAGTGTATGATGCAAGTTTCCTTGCGATCTCAATGAAACTGAACAAGGCCTTTGTAACAGCAGATTATAAGTTCTTTGAGCGTATCAAGGATTTTCATGCAATAGTTAAATTGACCGACCTCTAA
- a CDS encoding ribbon-helix-helix protein, CopG family, with protein sequence MIRINTMFPDDMVQTLDNIAREEKTSRSRLLREAIQYYIEEYQHTMEEKKKRDRIRMAIKTQDRLREKSGKWDGVTEIRKWREVI encoded by the coding sequence ATGATAAGAATTAACACCATGTTTCCCGATGATATGGTTCAAACGCTCGACAATATTGCAAGAGAAGAAAAAACAAGCAGAAGCAGGTTGCTGAGAGAGGCAATACAATACTATATCGAAGAGTATCAGCATACAATGGAAGAGAAAAAGAAAAGAGACCGTATCCGCATGGCAATTAAAACCCAGGACAGGCTCAGAGAAAAGTCAGGAAAATGGGATGGCGTCACTGAAATACGAAAATGGAGAGAAGTGATTTAA